A single Gemmatimonadaceae bacterium DNA region contains:
- a CDS encoding DUF3597 domain-containing protein, with translation MTILATLEQFFLPYDSEAFMSIFGKIWSKITGHAEAATAGTAGSPRPTGGSMPGVTSSSSSMASSPVDVEAIMTDLESKSGHKSNWRHSIVDLMSLLGMENSLSERKELAEELGYTGDMNDSASMNTWLHKQVMKQMAANGGKVPANMLD, from the coding sequence ATGACTATCCTTGCCACACTAGAGCAATTCTTCCTTCCCTACGATAGCGAGGCATTCATGAGCATTTTCGGAAAGATCTGGTCCAAAATTACCGGCCACGCCGAAGCGGCGACAGCAGGCACGGCAGGCTCCCCGAGGCCGACCGGCGGCTCGATGCCGGGCGTCACCTCATCTTCGTCGAGCATGGCGTCGTCGCCCGTGGACGTCGAGGCGATCATGACGGACCTCGAGTCGAAGAGCGGGCACAAGAGCAACTGGCGCCACTCGATTGTCGACCTGATGTCACTGCTCGGCATGGAGAACAGCCTCTCCGAGCGTAAGGAGCTGGCCGAGGAGTTGGGTTACACGGGCGATATGAACGACAGCGCAAGCATGAACACGTGGCTGCACAAGCAGGTGATGAAGCAGATGGCGGCGAACGGAGGTAAAGTTCCGGCGAACATGCTCGACTGA
- a CDS encoding M20/M25/M40 family metallo-hydrolase, translating to MKRIAATLSIALAAVGPLAAQTTNSSTGSRAASTPHERLAREIYAELVGINTVDTVGSTTRAARALGRRFLDAGFPAADVQVLIPPGDSTKGNLVIRYRGRSDASAPKPLLLLAHLDVVAALRSDWPRDPFTLHEENGFFYGRGSADDKAMAAIFAANLLKYKAEGWKPNRDLILALTAAEEGGDNNGVEWLVNNHRPLIDAAYAINEGGGGALAGDGSNVRPLLNSIQAAEKVYWDFTLTVRNPGGHSSIPRPDNAIYTLANGLARLSRFAFPVALNPVTRAFFEQTARVERPEMASAMRAIAANPGDNAAAAKLSSDPRYASMLRTTCVATRLSGGHANNALPQTATANVNCRMEPNSSAAQTQAVLTRVLADTSIAITFADTTRKQVPAVVATAVDPALLAAATTLTRAMWGDIPVIPTMSTGATDGRILRGAGIPTYGVSGIFSLPGETNAHGRDEKLRTKSFYDGLDFLDKLVRRLSGGS from the coding sequence ATGAAACGTATCGCCGCAACTCTTTCGATCGCCCTCGCCGCTGTCGGTCCACTCGCCGCGCAGACAACGAATAGCTCAACAGGCTCTCGTGCTGCTTCAACACCGCACGAGCGTCTCGCTCGGGAGATCTACGCGGAGCTCGTCGGTATCAATACGGTGGACACGGTTGGATCGACGACCCGAGCCGCACGAGCATTGGGGCGTCGATTCCTCGATGCAGGATTCCCCGCGGCAGACGTTCAGGTCCTTATTCCGCCGGGCGATTCTACGAAAGGAAATCTCGTCATTCGGTATCGTGGCCGAAGTGACGCGAGTGCTCCCAAGCCGCTCTTGCTCCTGGCACACCTCGACGTTGTTGCAGCGCTGCGGTCTGACTGGCCACGCGATCCGTTCACGCTTCATGAAGAGAACGGCTTCTTCTACGGTCGAGGGTCCGCCGATGACAAGGCGATGGCGGCGATCTTCGCAGCGAACCTGCTCAAATACAAAGCGGAAGGATGGAAACCGAATCGCGATCTAATCCTCGCGTTGACGGCGGCGGAAGAGGGTGGCGATAACAACGGCGTTGAGTGGCTCGTGAATAACCATCGCCCGCTGATTGATGCCGCTTACGCAATCAATGAAGGCGGCGGCGGAGCACTCGCGGGTGACGGCTCGAACGTCCGCCCGCTTCTCAATTCGATACAAGCCGCCGAAAAGGTTTATTGGGATTTTACGCTCACCGTTCGGAATCCCGGCGGTCACTCCAGTATTCCTCGGCCTGATAACGCCATCTATACGCTCGCGAACGGACTCGCCCGACTGAGCCGGTTTGCGTTTCCTGTCGCCCTGAATCCGGTGACGCGCGCGTTCTTCGAGCAGACCGCCAGGGTCGAGCGACCGGAGATGGCGTCGGCGATGAGAGCGATTGCTGCAAATCCGGGTGATAATGCTGCCGCCGCGAAGCTGTCTTCTGATCCACGATATGCGTCGATGCTGCGCACAACGTGCGTCGCGACTCGCCTTTCTGGAGGTCATGCGAACAACGCGCTGCCTCAGACAGCTACAGCAAACGTGAACTGCCGCATGGAGCCGAACTCGAGCGCGGCTCAAACGCAGGCTGTTCTGACGCGCGTTCTCGCGGACACATCGATTGCGATTACGTTCGCCGACACCACTCGGAAACAAGTTCCTGCAGTTGTTGCAACTGCTGTCGATCCGGCGCTGCTCGCTGCTGCAACAACCCTGACCCGCGCGATGTGGGGTGACATTCCGGTCATTCCAACAATGTCTACCGGCGCAACTGACGGTCGCATCCTGCGGGGCGCCGGCATCCCGACTTACGGAGTGAGTGGAATCTTCTCACTTCCCGGGGAAACCAACGCGCACGGACGGGATGAAAAGCTTCGAACGAAATCGTTTTACGATGGACTCGACTTTCTCGACAAACTTGTGAGGCGATTGAGCGGGGGGAGCTAG